The following proteins are co-located in the Sphingomonas morindae genome:
- a CDS encoding efflux transporter outer membrane subunit, whose product MGRPASALRCATALALAATPLSGCMVGPDFHRPAVASPAAFAPMNRATAPSRPEASPIAADWWTLFNDPKLSLLESRLADANLDVKAATARLFQSRAQRRIAGAREYPSVGAAGSYNRERASPNGILSLMGTGPAGSQQQSASGVAPFGVSSLPGADGSPPYDLWQAGIDASWELDLWGRARRGVEAANAALQESLEDRRAILLSAQAELARDYVELRTTQALLAITRRNLNDARDSVKLTRLRLEQGVTTNLDIADAEAHVATVEARLPALIARHDALINALSLLLAEQPGALAGELGDAGDIPALPDRVPVGLPSELARRRPDIRRAEAALHRATAEIGVAKADFYPSISLTGSFGTQSLALSNFGSWASHQFVVGPSISLPFFQGGRLQGALELRKAEQQEAAIRFQQTVLKAWHEIDDALTAYDAEQRRSDRLAEAVRQNRLALSVAERRYREGAVDFLNILSVQRALLDGENDLASSRGQAAANLVVLLKALGGGWERTFPDPSGKSQPVATGTGAE is encoded by the coding sequence ATGGGGCGCCCTGCCTCCGCCCTGCGCTGTGCGACAGCATTGGCCTTGGCCGCCACGCCGCTTTCGGGCTGCATGGTCGGACCGGACTTCCACCGGCCCGCCGTCGCGTCACCGGCTGCCTTCGCGCCGATGAACCGCGCCACTGCCCCCAGTCGCCCCGAAGCCTCTCCGATCGCTGCGGACTGGTGGACCCTGTTCAACGATCCCAAACTCTCCCTGCTGGAAAGCCGCCTCGCCGACGCCAATTTGGACGTGAAGGCAGCCACCGCGCGCCTCTTCCAGAGCCGCGCGCAACGCCGCATCGCGGGCGCGCGCGAATATCCCAGTGTCGGCGCCGCCGGCTCCTACAATCGCGAGCGCGCGAGCCCGAACGGCATTCTCTCCCTGATGGGCACCGGTCCAGCGGGCTCGCAGCAGCAGTCGGCAAGCGGCGTCGCACCGTTCGGCGTATCCAGCCTCCCCGGAGCGGACGGATCACCGCCCTACGACCTGTGGCAGGCGGGTATCGATGCGTCATGGGAACTGGACCTGTGGGGCCGCGCCAGGCGGGGTGTCGAGGCGGCCAACGCCGCGCTGCAGGAATCACTGGAGGACCGGCGCGCGATCCTGTTGTCGGCGCAGGCCGAGCTCGCGCGCGACTATGTTGAGTTGCGCACGACACAGGCGTTGTTGGCCATCACGCGCCGCAACCTCAATGACGCCCGCGACAGCGTCAAGCTGACCCGTCTGCGGCTCGAGCAGGGCGTCACCACCAATCTCGACATCGCCGACGCCGAAGCGCACGTAGCCACCGTCGAAGCGCGCCTGCCTGCGCTGATCGCGCGGCATGATGCCCTGATCAACGCGCTGAGTCTGTTACTGGCCGAGCAGCCCGGTGCGCTCGCCGGCGAGCTGGGCGACGCTGGCGATATCCCTGCCCTTCCCGACCGTGTCCCGGTCGGCCTGCCGTCCGAGCTCGCGCGGCGCCGGCCCGATATCCGCCGCGCCGAGGCGGCATTGCACCGCGCCACCGCTGAAATCGGCGTTGCAAAGGCCGATTTCTATCCCAGCATCTCGCTCACCGGCAGTTTCGGCACGCAGTCGCTGGCTTTGTCCAACTTCGGCAGCTGGGCTTCGCACCAGTTCGTCGTCGGCCCGTCCATCTCGCTCCCCTTCTTCCAAGGCGGCCGACTCCAAGGCGCCTTGGAATTGCGCAAGGCCGAGCAGCAGGAGGCCGCGATCCGTTTCCAGCAGACCGTGCTGAAGGCCTGGCACGAAATCGACGACGCGCTAACCGCCTATGACGCCGAGCAACGCCGGAGCGACCGTTTGGCCGAAGCAGTCCGGCAGAACAGACTGGCGCTTTCCGTCGCCGAACGCCGCTATCGCGAAGGCGCCGTGGATTTTCTCAACATACTTTCGGTGCAACGCGCGTTGCTGGACGGGGAGAACGACCTTGCCTCAAGCCGCGGCCAGGCAGCAGCCAATCTTGTCGTTCTTCTCAAGGCGCTGGGCGGCGGCTGGGAACGAACCTTCCCAGATCCTTCTGGTAAGTCGCAACCGGTCGCAACTGGCACAGGGGCGGAGTGA
- a CDS encoding universal stress protein, translating into MAALQIGQEDSNQMFKKILVGIDGTESTENVVGIAADLARHFEAELHVVCAVDPAYFLDEPDGARPTPVDEIDYPAAAIEREGADSLVRQTVLELRARAVNAFGSVVPGEPVTMILETAHKLACDTIVLGHRHLSWLGRLTERSVCHELLEKSPIPVLVVPAEPAPASASR; encoded by the coding sequence GTGGCGGCCCTTCAAATCGGACAGGAAGATAGCAATCAGATGTTCAAAAAAATTCTTGTCGGCATCGACGGAACCGAAAGCACCGAAAATGTAGTAGGCATTGCGGCCGATCTTGCGCGCCATTTCGAGGCGGAACTGCATGTCGTGTGCGCAGTCGACCCCGCATATTTCCTCGACGAACCCGACGGCGCGCGGCCGACCCCGGTCGATGAGATCGACTATCCAGCCGCCGCGATCGAGCGTGAGGGCGCGGACAGTCTGGTGCGGCAAACGGTTTTGGAACTCCGCGCGAGAGCAGTGAATGCCTTTGGTTCCGTTGTCCCTGGAGAGCCGGTGACGATGATCCTTGAAACGGCACATAAACTTGCCTGCGACACGATCGTCCTAGGACACAGGCATCTTTCGTGGCTCGGCAGGCTTACCGAGCGTTCAGTGTGCCACGAACTGCTCGAAAAATCGCCCATACCTGTATTGGTCGTTCCAGCCGAACCAGCGCCGGCCTCGGCTTCAAGGTGA